The following nucleotide sequence is from Candidatus Equadaptatus faecalis.
TTGACGCGCTTCACAACAGCTTCCTGTTTGTCGTTGACCGTGAAAACGTAATCCCCCTGCGCGTCGGCAAGAATTGCCGCCTGCGGAATGTACTTCACAAGACGCGTTTCAACAGGCTTTGCGGAGACGCGGACAAGAGCGCCCGGCATAAGTCTTCCGTCCTTGTTTGCATAGCGCAGACGAACGGCGACCGTGCCTGTTTTTGAATCAACCTGATTGTTTTCAAAATCGCGCATACCCTTTGCTTCGATTTCATCACCGTTGGAAAGCCTGATTTTTGTTTCAAAGACAGAGCCTTTTTCGTTGAAATTTTTGAGCAGTCCGAGATAATCCCTGTCAGGCAGCGAGAAGCTGACACGGATAGGGTCTTCCTGAACCACAACGGCAAGCGGACTGCTGTCGGGCTTCACGTAATTTCCCTTTGTGAAAAGAGCCTTGCCTATGCGGCCTGTAATCGGCGAGCGGACTGACGTTCTTTCAACGTCAATCTGTGCAAGCTGCAGGGAGGCCTGTGCGGAGGCGAGCGCCGCCTGAGCCGCGAGATACGCTGCGTTAGCCTTGTCGCTTTCCGAAGCGGAAACAGCGCGCTGGTCGGCTGTTTTAACGCGTTTCAGATAGCTTTCGGCATTGACAAGATTTGCCTTTGCTTCCTCAACCTGCGCCTTACGGAGGGCAAGTGTAGCCTTATACTGTTTCTGCTCAATCGTGAAAAGAACCTGTCCGGCGTGAAC
It contains:
- a CDS encoding efflux RND transporter periplasmic adaptor subunit, whose translation is MENEQQEKKKGGATRFIAILLIIAAAGGFWYWNKGVQEKKAQQEAAARAAQAAPIVVLGEVEEADLSTQKEYVGSVEPIQTVNVVPSVTGKIAAVNFKEGSIVHAGQVLFTIEQKQYKATLALRKAQVEEAKANLVNAESYLKRVKTADQRAVSASESDKANAAYLAAQAALASAQASLQLAQIDVERTSVRSPITGRIGKALFTKGNYVKPDSSPLAVVVQEDPIRVSFSLPDRDYLGLLKNFNEKGSVFETKIRLSNGDEIEAKGMRDFENNQVDSKTGTVAVRLRYANKDGRLMPGALVRVSAKPVETRLVKYIPQAAILADAQGDYVFTVNDKQEAVVKRVKLGDEYGTARFVEEGLEKGDKIIVQGIQMVRQGVKVQVVENQKSRDTAAEKAKESELDLKPAKDGAKEEAKTDKAEKEADQGKKMPAAMPPAKQGK